The sequence GGTTCCGCATCAGGACGGTCTCCTTGAAGGTGCTGCCGTCGATCGAGACGACCTCGCCGCCCTCGTTGTACGGGGGTTCCTTGTACGCGATGATGTTGTTGCCGTCCATCCGCAGCGGGAAGACCGTGAAGCGCTCGCCCGCGTCGGCCCGGTCGCCGGTCTGCTTGCCGGTGGTGAGGTCGAAGGAGACGATCTCGTTGGTCCGGCCGTAGTCCTCGCCCGCCCCGTCGTGCTCCTCGGTCGGCAGGTAGAGCCGGTTGTTGCCGACGGCGAGGTGCTGGCAGCTCTCGACCTTGGTGGAGCGGCAGTTGGCCGCGTACTTCTCCGCGTCGGCGGGGATACGGGTGATCAGCTTGCCGGTGGCCGCGTCGATCGAGAAGAAGTCCGAGATGCCGCTGCCGTCCCCGGCGGTGTCGCCGACGTCGGCGGCCACCACGAGGGGCTTGGTCGAGACGATGCTCGCGTAGTCGACGCCGGCCGGCATCTTGTACGAGGAGAGCGGGGCGCCCGTGGTCGGGTTCAGCGCCTGGATGACGAGCTGCGGGTCGTCGTACTTACCGCACTTGCGGACCACGGCGAGGGCCTCGCCGCCGCCGTACCCCTTGTCGTAGCAGCCGTCGGTGCTGACCTTGGGCTTCCAGCGCTCGGCGCCGGTGTTCAGGTCGAAGGCGGCGCCGCCGTCCAGTCCGCCGGCGGCGACGGTGGTGCCGCTGAGGGTGACCTCGTCGAACCGGACGGGGCGGTCACCGCTGCTGGAGGCGGTCACCGACTTGCTCCACACGAGCTTGCCGGCGGCCAGGTCGAGGACGCCGACCTGGGTGCAGCTGGCGTACTTGGTGGTCTTGGTGCGCTTGGCTTCCTCGAAGGCGATGGCGGTCTTGAAGTCCTTGGTGATGTGCTTGGTCGCGGCGCACACCTGGCCGTCGAGCGGGATCGACCAGAGCTTGGTGCCCTTGTCCCGGTCGTAGCCGACGATCTCGTTGATGCCCGACTTCACGTACGCCTTGTCGGTCATCCAGGAGCCGGAGACGGTGGTGACGGAGGCGACCTTGGGGTGGGGCAGCTGGAAGCCGACGGCGGAGGTGACGTTCGCGGGGGCCTTCTCCTTGCCGGTGCCGCCGCCGGTGCCGTTCTCGTCCGAGCCGTCCGAGCCGTCCTTGCCGCCCTTGCCGCCCTTGCCCTCGCCCGTGGTGCCGGAGGAGGAGCCGGCCTCGTCCTTCTTGTCGCCGTCCCCGCCGCTGGAGGCGTACCAGACGCCGGCCCCGACGATCAGTGCCACGGCGACCACGGCGGCGACGATGATCTGCGCCTGCGTGGAGAACTTCTTCGGCCCGTTGCCGCCCGGCTGGGGCGACGGGTAGGCGGGCTGCATCGGGGCGGTCGGGTAGCCGTGGGCCTGCTGGCCCGGGTGGCCGTACGCCGCTTGCGTCGGGTAGTCGTGGCTCTGCGGCTGCCCCTGCGGGAAGCCGTAGCCCGGCTGCTGGGGCGGCGGCGCCTGCGGGTAGCCGTAGCCCGGCTGCTGCTGGGGCGGGCCGGGGGGCGGCGGGGAGCCGTAGCCGCCGGGGGGTTGGGTGGCCGGGGGCGGGGTCGCCGGGGGCGGCGGGGTGTTCGGCTGCTTGCCGAACGGGTCGGCGGGCGGCGGGGTCGGAGCACCGAAACCGCCCGGCGGCGGGTCCTGCGGGGCGCCGAAGCCGCCGGGCGGGGGGTCCTGCGGGGCGCCGAAGCCGCCCGGGGGCGGGCCCTGGGGCGGTTCGTTGGGCGGCTGCTGGGGCGGCTGTGTCATGGCGTTGCGTACCTCGGAGAAAAAGGGGGTCGGTCGGTGGGCCGGAACCGGCCGCGGGCGGGGCTGCTGCCGCCCGCGGCCGGCGGTGTCTCAGATGCCGCGGTGAGCCGTCACTTGCCGAAGGCCATCATGGTCTTCGTCTCCAGCTCTTCCTTGTCGTTGCTCGCGCTGACCCGCCCGCTCGCCACGAACGAACGGCCGTCCGCGTAGAGGATCTTCTCGTTGTAGAACGAGCTCTCGATCGACGAGGTCGAGTCCGGGTGCTTGAGCACCATCTGCGGGCTGCCGCCGGACGGGGACAGGGTGGCGATGCCGCCGCCCTTGCCGTAGGCCGCGTTCACGTAGAGCAGGACGTTGCCGCCCTCCATGCCCAGCGGCTTCACGGTCTGCCCGGCGGGGGCCTTCGCCTTCCACTTCGGCTTGCCGGTGTTCAGGTTGAACGCGACGACCTGGTTGGTGCGGGCGGAGCCGCTGGTGTCGTCCTGCGTGGCCATGTAGAAGGTGTTGGCGTCGGCCGCGACGCCCGTGCAGCCGTCGAGGCGCTTGCCGAAGATGGTGAAGGCGCCGCCGCAGTCCGGGGCGAACTTGTCGCCCTTGTCACCGACCAGCTGGGAGCGGAGCGTGCCGTTCTCGCGCAGGGCGAGGATGCTCCACTTCTTGTCGTCGCTGCTGCTGCCCTTGGTGAGCGACACGATGAGCGGGCTCACCGAGTAGACCTTGTCGACCTCCCAGCCGCGGGCGGGCTTGTAGGTCCACTTGGGCTTGCCGGTGCCGGGGTCGACCTCTTCGATCTCGTGCTGCGGGTTGTCGGCGTCGTCGGTGCGGCAGCTGGTCGCGGCGATGAGCTTGGTGCCGCCGGCGAAGGCGAACGGCTGGCAGTTGCCGCTCCGCTTGCCGAACAGCTCCTTGCCGTCGCTGACCCGGAAGGCGTTGGAGGCTCCGGTGCGGCCGGCCGTCACGGTGTCGCCGCTGATGGCCATCGAGAGGTCCGACATCATGTCGAAGAGCCCGCTCTTCTTGACCTCCTTCTTCCACCCCGCCTTCCCCGTGTTGAGGTCGATGAGCTGGAGCATGGAGCAGTCGGCCTTGTCGGTGGTGCCGTTCTTGATCGCGATGACGATCTTGCCGTCCGTGGTGGTC comes from Streptomyces sp. Mut1 and encodes:
- a CDS encoding outer membrane protein assembly factor BamB family protein, whose protein sequence is MTQPPQQPPNEPPQGPPPGGFGAPQDPPPGGFGAPQDPPPGGFGAPTPPPADPFGKQPNTPPPPATPPPATQPPGGYGSPPPPGPPQQQPGYGYPQAPPPQQPGYGFPQGQPQSHDYPTQAAYGHPGQQAHGYPTAPMQPAYPSPQPGGNGPKKFSTQAQIIVAAVVAVALIVGAGVWYASSGGDGDKKDEAGSSSGTTGEGKGGKGGKDGSDGSDENGTGGGTGKEKAPANVTSAVGFQLPHPKVASVTTVSGSWMTDKAYVKSGINEIVGYDRDKGTKLWSIPLDGQVCAATKHITKDFKTAIAFEEAKRTKTTKYASCTQVGVLDLAAGKLVWSKSVTASSSGDRPVRFDEVTLSGTTVAAGGLDGGAAFDLNTGAERWKPKVSTDGCYDKGYGGGEALAVVRKCGKYDDPQLVIQALNPTTGAPLSSYKMPAGVDYASIVSTKPLVVAADVGDTAGDGSGISDFFSIDAATGKLITRIPADAEKYAANCRSTKVESCQHLAVGNNRLYLPTEEHDGAGEDYGRTNEIVSFDLTTGKQTGDRADAGERFTVFPLRMDGNNIIAYKEPPYNEGGEVVSIDGSTFKETVLMRNPGDEAVRDAETSFSPNYAEYLYAEGRLYISETMVSEPRKSSFGKEYLVVSFHTS
- a CDS encoding outer membrane protein assembly factor BamB family protein; this translates as MTQPPGQQPPQGGFGAPQEPPHGVPQPPQGPPQTPPPPAQPPQAPAAPPTPPPAQPGYGYPQQPGPYGQPQQQPGPYGQPQQPGPYGQPQQPGPYGQQPQPGYGFPQQQYPGAPVPPGPGGPGGGPSKRKPAMIIGAAVVALLVVGTGVYFATSGGDDDDDKPVAKQSEEVQKPSVSPSVDKGDGNGTGREDDDLNSGRKDGEAKVLWLQKNDVDLPRNGADVYGPWLVGDTVVKGMYRTMSAYAVADGTQKWTLKLPADICSAPQQTTTDGKIVIAIKNGTTDKADCSMLQLIDLNTGKAGWKKEVKKSGLFDMMSDLSMAISGDTVTAGRTGASNAFRVSDGKELFGKRSGNCQPFAFAGGTKLIAATSCRTDDADNPQHEIEEVDPGTGKPKWTYKPARGWEVDKVYSVSPLIVSLTKGSSSDDKKWSILALRENGTLRSQLVGDKGDKFAPDCGGAFTIFGKRLDGCTGVAADANTFYMATQDDTSGSARTNQVVAFNLNTGKPKWKAKAPAGQTVKPLGMEGGNVLLYVNAAYGKGGGIATLSPSGGSPQMVLKHPDSTSSIESSFYNEKILYADGRSFVASGRVSASNDKEELETKTMMAFGK